From one bacterium genomic stretch:
- a CDS encoding phosphoglycerate kinase: MSTKKKTVRDIDVRGKRVFVRVDFNVPLDHGRITDDQRIKAALPTIRYLLDHGAMVILASHLGRPKGPDDSLRMDPVAERLGELLQRPVKKLDDCVGPVVEDQIFSMHPGDVVVLENLRFHRDEEANEPVFAHALARLADVYVNDAFGTAHRAHASTVGITQYLPSVAGLLMERELTYLGKVLEHPAKPLVVILGGKKVEDKIGVIRNLLRLATTMLIGGGMCYTFLKAQGAAIGASLLEAEKLDLAGDLLREAERRGVAMVLPVDVVAAQKVEAGAPTRVVDARAIPDGWIGVDIGPRTVAAMSAPIAGAATILWNGPMGVFEIPEFAGGTRAIAKAVAESRGESIVGGGDTAAAVEQFGFADKITHVSTGGGASLEFMEGKTLPGVAALQDAPS, from the coding sequence GTGAGTACCAAGAAGAAGACCGTCCGGGATATCGACGTCCGCGGCAAGCGCGTCTTCGTCCGCGTGGATTTCAACGTGCCGCTCGACCACGGCCGCATCACGGACGACCAGCGGATCAAGGCGGCGCTGCCGACAATCCGGTATCTGCTGGACCACGGCGCGATGGTGATTCTGGCGTCGCACCTGGGGCGCCCGAAAGGCCCCGACGACTCTCTGCGCATGGATCCGGTCGCGGAGCGCCTCGGCGAACTGCTGCAGCGTCCGGTCAAGAAGCTCGACGACTGCGTTGGGCCGGTTGTCGAGGACCAGATCTTCTCGATGCACCCCGGCGACGTGGTCGTGCTCGAGAACCTGCGATTTCATCGTGACGAAGAGGCGAACGAGCCGGTGTTCGCCCACGCGCTCGCGCGCCTCGCCGACGTCTACGTGAACGATGCGTTCGGCACCGCGCACCGCGCGCACGCGAGCACGGTGGGGATCACCCAGTATCTGCCGTCGGTCGCGGGCCTGCTGATGGAGCGCGAGCTGACGTACCTCGGCAAGGTGCTCGAGCACCCGGCGAAGCCGCTCGTCGTGATCCTCGGCGGCAAGAAGGTCGAAGACAAGATCGGCGTGATCCGTAATCTGCTGCGCCTGGCGACGACGATGCTGATCGGCGGCGGCATGTGCTACACGTTCCTCAAGGCGCAGGGCGCCGCGATCGGCGCGTCGCTGCTGGAGGCCGAGAAGCTCGATCTCGCGGGCGACCTGCTGCGGGAGGCCGAGCGGCGCGGGGTCGCGATGGTGCTCCCGGTCGACGTCGTCGCGGCCCAGAAGGTGGAGGCCGGGGCGCCGACCCGCGTCGTGGACGCGCGGGCGATTCCGGACGGCTGGATCGGCGTGGATATCGGACCGCGCACGGTGGCGGCGATGAGCGCTCCCATCGCCGGCGCCGCCACGATTCTGTGGAATGGACCGATGGGGGTCTTCGAGATCCCGGAGTTCGCCGGGGGCACGCGCGCGATCGCGAAGGCCGTCGCCGAATCGCGCGGCGAGTCGATCGTCGGCGGCGGCGATACCGCCGCGGCGGTCGAGCAGTTCGGCTTCGCGGACAAGATCACCCACGTCAGCACGGGCGGAGGCGCGTCCTTGGAGTTCATGGAGGGCAAGACCCTGCCGGGCGTCGCGGCGCTGCAGGACGCGCCATCATGA